The window GCGTCCTGCGCCGCCTTGATCCGCTTCACGTCGGGCTTGACGATCCGCCGGTCGTAGGTGAGCAGTCCGTTCAACTCGCCCTCCACGTCCGAGATCTGGGTGTAGACGGCGCCGTTGCTGCCCTTGCAGGCGAGCTTCCGTACCTCGTCGAGCTTGGCGAGATAGTCATCGGTGTAGGTCGACTGGTCGACCGCGATGTACGACTGCTGCACGGCCCAGGCGTGGCCCGGCACCGCCAGGCCCAGTCCGCCGTACTCGCCGCTGACCAGGGCGCGTTGCCCGTCCGGCGCGGGCAGGGCCGGGCTCGGGTAGCCGTGCTCGTCGATGATGTCCCCGGTGCCTCCGTCGACGCCCAGGTTGATGCCCGACATGCTGTTGACCAGCCGGGTCGGGTCCCAGGACTTCGCCTGGTCGGCGATGCGGGCCTCGTCGTACTGGCCCCAGCCCTCGTTGAACGTGACCCACATGACGACGGACGGGTGGTTGTAGTGTTCGTCGATCATCTCCTTCATCTCGTGCTCGTACTCGGCACGGGCGGCGGCGGACGGGTTGACAGTGTTCATCGCCGGCATGTCCTGCCAGACCAGCAGGCCCAGCCTGTCCGCCCAGTAGAACCAGCGGTCGGGCTCCACCTTGATGTGCTTGCGCACGGAGTTGAACCCCATCGCCTTGTGCATCTTCAGGTCGTACGCGAGTGCCTCGTCGGTGGGCGCGGTGTGCAGTCCGTCGGGCCAGAAGCCCTGGTCGAGCGTGGCCATCAGGAAGACCGGCTTGCCGTTGAGGACGGTGCGCGGGGTGCCGTTCACCTTCTCCACGGCGATCGACCGCATCCCGAAGTAACTGCCGACCCGGTCGGAGCCGACGGAGACCTTCAACTGGTAGAGGTGCGGGTCGTTCGCGGACCACAGATGCGGGTCCGGCACGCGCACGTCCAGCGCCGATCCGGTGCGGCCGGTGGCCGTCCCGACCTTGCGCTTCCCGTCGTACACGGTTGCCGTGACCGGCACCCCGTCACGTACCCCGTGCACCTCGACGGCGACCTTCTCGCCCTGGACGTCAGGGGTGAGCTTCAGTGAGTCGGCGTGATCGGTGGCCACCGGCTCCATCCACACGGTCTGCCAGATGCCGGACGACGGGGTGTACCAGATGCCGCTCGGGTCGAGGCGCTGCTTGCCCATCGGCGGGTTCTCCCCGTCGGCGGCGTCGGTCGGATCGTAGACGCCGACGATCAGCTCCTGGGTCCGCCCCGGCTTCAGGGCATCGGTGATGTCGGCGCTGAACTTGTCGTAGCCGCCCTTGTGTTCGGCGACCTTGTGCCCGTTGACATACACCTCGGACTGCCAGTCGACGGCCCCGAAGTTCAGCTGCAGCCGCTTGCCCTGACCGACCTTCCACCCCTCGGGAACGGTGAAGGTGCGGCGGTACCACATGCGGTCCTCGTGCCGTTCGAGGCCGGAGAGCTGCGACTCCACCGGATACGGCACGAGGATCTTCTCGCCGAGCTTCCTGCCGACCGGGGGCTGCTCCCCCGCCTTCGCCGCGGCGAACTCCCAGGAACCGTTGAGGTTCTGCCAGTTGTCGCGGGTGAGCTGCGGCCTCGGGTACTCGGGCAGCGCGTTGTGCGGTCCGATCTTGTCGGCCCACTTCGTACGGAGCTCGTACGTCGAGTGGTTGGGCCCGCTGGACCAGAAGGCTCCGACGGCCTTGCCGTCCTGGCCCGTCAGCCCGCCCTGGCCGTCGTAGCGGATGTCGGCGAGTCCGTTGGCGTCGCCGGCCTTGTTCCCGACGACCGGTTCCTTGAGCGCGACGGTGAGGCTGCGCGGGTCGGCGGGATCGGCCTTGATGGCCCCGAGCGGCCACGTCGCACCGCCGATGACGGCATCGAGGTGGTTGGTGAGTCCGTCGGGCAGGGCCGCGAGCTTCTGGGCGAAGTCGAGCTTGAGAGTGCGGCCGTCGGCGAGGACGGTGGCACCGATGGCCCCGTCGTAGGCGAAGTCGTCCGGCAACCGGAAGGCGGACTGCGGCACGGGCTCCTTGGTGCCACCGGGCTCGGTCCACTTGAGGTGCAGGTTGGACCCGCCGAAGTGTTCGAAGTACTCGACCTTGAAGTCGTAGGCCTTGCCCGCGGTCAGCTCGACCGGCTGCGAGGTCTGTTCCTTCTCCCAGTCGTCGACCCAGTGGTCGACGACCGGCTTTCCGTCGATCCAGAGACGGAACCCGTTGTCCCCGATCATCGAGAAGACATGGGAACCGGTCTTCTCCGGCACGATCTTCCCGGTCCACCGGATGCTGGCGTCGTCGGCCTGCCCGGTGGCCGAGCTCAGCCGCGATTCGAGGCTGGGGAAGTCGATGTCCGGATCGAATCCGGTGGCCTTCAACTGCCCGAAGTCGAAGGCCCCTGGGGCGGACTGGGTGTAGTACTCGCCCTTCAGACCGTGCACCTCGGCGGTGTCGCCGGGGTCCGGGGCTGCGGATGCGGCAGGCACACCGGACAGCCCGGCGGCGCCGAGAGCGACGGCGAGAAGCAGGACGACTTTCTTTCTGATGCGCACGGATCCTCCTTGATGAGGAAGGGTGGCGGCTCGTTGCAACAGGATGTACAACGTTGGAAGGAATGACAGTTGGCATGACAGCACGACTCCCGTTCCACTGTCCAGGTGCATGACAGCCCGAAGGAGAAGGCCGGAGGGAAGCCTCGGAACGCCAGCGACGGACCGGCCGGCAAGATGGCCGCGCCGCGTTCTGGCCTGCGCATTCCTGGCCGCCGGCACCTCGCCGTCCCGGGCTGACGCAAACGCCGCCCACGCGGTCCGGTCCCGCTCCTCCCGGCGTCGCGGCCGACGCCGCCGAGCGGAAACGGCGTCACCTCGGCGGAAGATCAGGCGTGTCGGGGCCGTGGCCGGGGCGAGGCCCCGGCTCAGTTCCTGTTGCCTGCGCGCAGCCATGCGATGTAGTCGCCGACGGCTCGCTCGGTGTCGTACTCGGCCTG is drawn from Streptomyces sp. NBC_01717 and contains these coding sequences:
- a CDS encoding PA14 domain-containing protein, encoding MRIRKKVVLLLAVALGAAGLSGVPAASAAPDPGDTAEVHGLKGEYYTQSAPGAFDFGQLKATGFDPDIDFPSLESRLSSATGQADDASIRWTGKIVPEKTGSHVFSMIGDNGFRLWIDGKPVVDHWVDDWEKEQTSQPVELTAGKAYDFKVEYFEHFGGSNLHLKWTEPGGTKEPVPQSAFRLPDDFAYDGAIGATVLADGRTLKLDFAQKLAALPDGLTNHLDAVIGGATWPLGAIKADPADPRSLTVALKEPVVGNKAGDANGLADIRYDGQGGLTGQDGKAVGAFWSSGPNHSTYELRTKWADKIGPHNALPEYPRPQLTRDNWQNLNGSWEFAAAKAGEQPPVGRKLGEKILVPYPVESQLSGLERHEDRMWYRRTFTVPEGWKVGQGKRLQLNFGAVDWQSEVYVNGHKVAEHKGGYDKFSADITDALKPGRTQELIVGVYDPTDAADGENPPMGKQRLDPSGIWYTPSSGIWQTVWMEPVATDHADSLKLTPDVQGEKVAVEVHGVRDGVPVTATVYDGKRKVGTATGRTGSALDVRVPDPHLWSANDPHLYQLKVSVGSDRVGSYFGMRSIAVEKVNGTPRTVLNGKPVFLMATLDQGFWPDGLHTAPTDEALAYDLKMHKAMGFNSVRKHIKVEPDRWFYWADRLGLLVWQDMPAMNTVNPSAAARAEYEHEMKEMIDEHYNHPSVVMWVTFNEGWGQYDEARIADQAKSWDPTRLVNSMSGINLGVDGGTGDIIDEHGYPSPALPAPDGQRALVSGEYGGLGLAVPGHAWAVQQSYIAVDQSTYTDDYLAKLDEVRKLACKGSNGAVYTQISDVEGELNGLLTYDRRIVKPDVKRIKAAQDALIRDASNPVVAGCPTA